From Amphiura filiformis chromosome 20, Afil_fr2py, whole genome shotgun sequence, a single genomic window includes:
- the LOC140141768 gene encoding LOW QUALITY PROTEIN: haloacid dehalogenase-like hydrolase domain-containing protein 2 (The sequence of the model RefSeq protein was modified relative to this genomic sequence to represent the inferred CDS: inserted 1 base in 1 codon) has product MVSVSRLPLKAVLVDLSGTLHISDNVIPGAVKALARLRNSKLKVKFVTNTTKESMTALHERLSKLGFDIQMSEIFSSLTAAKNVITNNKYRPYFLLSESAKKDFEDIQTDNPNAVVVGLAPECFNYHTLNDAFRLLLDGCPLIAINKSRYYKRPDGLALGTGPFVQGLEYAADVKATVVGKPERAFXLEALRTMNCKPQEAVMIGDDARDDIGGAQAAGLSGILVKTGKYRDNDESKIHPGPTQVCDDFPAAVQHIVTQML; this is encoded by the exons ATGGTGAGTGTATCAAGACTACCTCTCAAAGCTGTATTGGTGGATTTAAGTGGTACTCTACACATCAGTGACAATGTGATACCAGGGGCTGTCAAGGCTCTTGCAAG ATTACGGAACTCCAAACTAAAGGTGAAGTTTGTGACCAACACAACCAAAGAAAGCATGACAGCACTACATGAGAGGTTATCCAAGCTGGGATTTGACATTCAGATGTCCGAGATATTCTCATCACTAACTGCTGCTAAGAATGTCATCACAAACAACAAGTATAGGCCATATTTTCTACTCTCAGAAAGTGCCAAGAAAGATTTTGAAG ATATTCAAACAGACAACCCTAATGCTGTTGTTGTTGGATTAGCACCAGAATGCTTCAACTACCACACCCTTAATGATGCTTTCAG ATTGCTGCTGGATGGGTGTCCACTCATTGCCATAAATAAGTCAAGATACTACAAAAGACCTGATGGATTGGCGCTAGGTACAGGGCCATTCGTCCAGGGCTTAGAATACGCAGCTGACGTGAAAGCAACTGTAGTGGGTAAACCAGAGAGGGCGT TCTTAGAAGCTTTAAGAACGATGAACTGTAAGCCACAAGAAGCTGTGATGATTGGTGAT GATGCTAGAGATGATATTGGAGGTGCCCAGGCTGCTGGGCTAAGTGGAATCCTGGTTAAAACAG GAAAGTACCGTGATAATGATGAGAGTAAGATACACCCCGGTCCAACTCAAGTGTGTGATGACTTCCCTGCTGCAGTACAACATATAGTGACACAGATGTTATGA